One genomic region from Sulfurovum riftiae encodes:
- a CDS encoding FkbM family methyltransferase, which produces MQISELEHKFFDEKVDKASYISEMYTFHDILFQYSEFIKNRDIQNIEITDGSVIMTSRELGIKIVCNRYDERIAPIEILNFKNYEKSDSDMIYYLVKDGNTVFDIGGNVGWYAIGLYKAKNNVDIHTFEPIPSTYESLVCNAKMNGAKIKINNFGLSNKKEDLTFYFHKEGSVNASAALMNEDRENIEVKCQVDTLDNYFKEHKLQDLDFIKCDVEGAELFAFQGGMKTIEKYKPIVFTEMLRKWSAKFNYHPNEIISIFKALGYICYYVVDNKLQEIKIMTDDTIETNFFFLHAIKHKEYIQELLHD; this is translated from the coding sequence ATGCAAATTTCTGAGTTAGAACATAAGTTTTTTGATGAAAAAGTTGATAAGGCTAGTTACATTTCGGAGATGTACACTTTTCATGATATATTGTTTCAATATAGCGAATTTATTAAGAATAGAGATATTCAAAATATTGAAATCACAGATGGCAGTGTCATAATGACTTCAAGAGAACTTGGTATTAAAATAGTTTGTAATAGATATGATGAAAGAATTGCACCGATAGAAATTTTGAATTTTAAAAATTATGAAAAAAGTGATTCAGATATGATTTATTATTTGGTTAAAGATGGTAATACTGTTTTTGATATTGGTGGGAATGTGGGATGGTACGCAATAGGTTTATATAAAGCAAAAAACAATGTGGATATACATACGTTTGAACCAATCCCCTCAACGTATGAAAGTCTTGTTTGTAATGCAAAAATGAATGGTGCTAAAATAAAAATAAATAATTTTGGACTATCCAATAAAAAAGAAGATTTAACATTTTATTTTCATAAAGAAGGCTCAGTCAATGCTTCCGCAGCTTTAATGAATGAGGACAGAGAGAACATAGAAGTAAAATGTCAGGTAGACACCTTAGACAATTATTTTAAGGAACATAAATTACAAGATCTTGACTTTATAAAATGTGATGTTGAAGGAGCAGAATTGTTTGCTTTTCAAGGAGGAATGAAAACTATTGAAAAATATAAACCGATAGTTTTCACGGAGATGTTGCGTAAATGGTCAGCGAAGTTTAATTATCATCCTAATGAGATTATTAGTATATTTAAAGCACTGGGGTATATATGTTACTATGTTGTTGATAATAAATTACAAGAAATTAAAATCATGACAGATGACACTATAGAAACAAATTTTTTCTTTTTACATGCAATAAAGCATAAGGAATATATACAGGAACTATTGCATGACTAA